The Candidatus Dependentiae bacterium genomic interval ATACATAACAACCCCTCTTGCTGGATTATCTCGTGAACTTTAAATACCAACCTTTTCGCGCCAAAGCTTCAACGCGCTTATATTCAGCGGCATACTCCGCGTCGATAGCTGTTAAACGCTGCAAGCCTTGTTCCGTTTGCACCCAAGGATTAACCGCAAAACATTTTACTTTGACATGCTGATCATAGTCAGACTCATCACTCAAAGAATAATAACGCACATAATGCATTACTTTATCAAGTGCTTTTTCAATAATATCATCGTGACTGCTGCACAATATATTCCATATAATTTCATCCTGAGAAAAACAAATATCATCCGTAGTAATAAGATTAAGCTCAACAGCACGCTTCAGAGCAACCGCCGCATGTTGGTAGGTGTAACCATCTGATGCAGCACCAAACACATACTCAGAAAACCATAGAGAAATCATGCCTAATTTTTGTGCCTGAGCTACATGCTCAAAGCTCCACTCAGGATATTCAAAACAAAGGTCATTGACGATTGCACGCACTTCAGCCTCAGTTAATAATTGATCGGCAAGCGCACCGCGCAATAAATATTCAATGCGGTCCAC includes:
- a CDS encoding HD domain-containing protein; translation: MINKKNYSLLLGLLLIFVNPLQAEVLVIDKGDELVVQTEYGDYKVHEPVLVEIIRSSAFERLKHIEQYGVTVYRDAACGNKGISFSRYDHSLGVFVLLRHFGACLDEQVAGLLHDASHTVFSHVGDVVFGTYFSESSFQDDKLEWYLDKVGIMDILKKHHIGGCCSAVQKKQQKMLEQDKPDLCVDRIEYLLRGALADQLLTEAEVRAIVNDLCFEYPEWSFEHVAQAQKLGMISLWFSEYVFGAASDGYTYQHAAVALKRAVELNLITTDDICFSQDEIIWNILCSSHDDIIEKALDKVMHYVRYYSLSDESDYDQHVKVKCFAVNPWVQTEQGLQRLTAIDAEYAAEYKRVEALARKGWYLKFTR